The Methanocaldococcus infernus ME region ACATATATCTCATAGCCATCATAGCATAGAGGGAAGGAAAGGTTACTCCAAACAGAGCTTCCCACTCCTGATCTGCTGCTGAAGATATAGCTTTAGTTGGATCAACCACATCAGTCATTTTTTCTACTCCACCAACTAAAACAATATCTGAAGAGCCACTTGCTATATTTAAGATAGCTTGCCTTAAAGCTAAACTTCCAGAGGCACAGGCTGCTTCAACTCTTGTACATGGGATTGGATTTAAGCCAGCTTCATCAACTATTAAAGAGGCTACATGCTCTTGCCCAACAAAGAGGCCGGCACTCATGTTACCTATATACATCTCATCTATATCCTTTCCATCTATCCCAGCTGATTCAACAGCCTTAACCCCAGCTTCAACTATTAGGCTTCTAAAACTTCTCTCCCAAAGTTCTCCAAACTTTGTTTGTCCATATCCAATAATAGCTACATCTCTCATAACATCACCCTTATAGCTCTCCAGACTAAGAAGCTTTGAGGTTTTAAAGTTCCTTTAATAGGATCTAAGAATAGAATATTCTTTTTAACTAAGAGCTCTCTAACTTTTTTATTTATTGTTATATCTTCAACCTCATAACTATTTTTGAATACTTTTAAAGCGTCCAAGATTTCTTTATAAAGAGTTTCATTTTCCTCTTTAACGTCTTCTAAGAAGTATTTTAGTTTTTGTTTAGCATCGCTTAATAAATAGTCTAAAATTTCCTCTAAATCATCAGTTTTTAAGCTTTTTATAACATAAACTATATCTTTTGGTTTCCCTCCAACGTAGGAATAAATTAATTCTTTCTCTTCAGTTGATAGTTCTTTACCTAATATTTCCTTAGCTAAAAAATCCATAAACTTTAAAGCAGTCTCTTTATCAAAGTCATCAACTAATAAATATTTAGCTCTACCGTTTAACATCGCCTCGCTATAAACCTTCTCAATAAATAAAGAATCTGAACTTAAACAAAATACATAAGATAAATGAAGCTCTTTAGTTAAACTTATGAAGTAATTAAAAAGCTCATAAATCAAAAAGCCGTTAATTTTTAAATCCCCTATTTTCTGTAACTCATCTAAGATAATTATCGGCTTCTTTCCCTCTTTCTTAAGCTCTAATAAAATATTAGTTATATACCTAAAAACATTCCTCTCTTCTTTTTTTGTTAATAATACTTCCAAAACGTTCTTAGGAACAGGAATTCCAAAAAGAACGGAAGAATCTTTAACTAAGCTCTTAACCAATTCAATAGGATCTTTATCCTCTTCATACTCCTCAAAGAGAACCTCTATAAAATCTTCATATTTAGAAATAAAGTATCTCCTAAGGTTTATGTAAAACACTACATATTTCTCATCAAGCTTATTAATAACTTCGTTAATTAAAGCTGTTTTTCCACTATTAATAGGCCCGTAAATAAAATAAATATCATCTGGCTCTTCCCCTAATATAGATAAAATTTTCTTAATCTCTTTCTCTCGGTTAAAGAATTTCATGATTAAACCCTGATCTTTCTTCTAAACTTTATGTATAAGGAGTAATCAATGTATTCCTTATTTTCAATATAGTATGATGTTGGCTTAGCTAAGTTTTTAACTTCATTAATTTTTTCATTAACTTCTATGTCAAAGGCATCACTTCCAGCTCCACTACCATAGGAAACTGCTAATATTCTCTCTCCACCCTCACAGTTGTCTAAAACATAAGATAAGGCTAAAGGAACAGCTCCTGAGTAAGTATTCCCTATATAAGGAGAGAGAAGGCCAAGCTTATACTGCTCTTCCTTGAAGCCAAGCATCTTAGCAACTCTAAGATAAAATTTACCATTTGGCTGGTGGAATATACAATAGTCATAATCCTCTGGCTTAGTTCCCATCTTCTCCATCAATCCCTTAGCAGCATTCATAACATGCTTGAAGTAAGCAGGCTCTCCTGTAAATCTCCCTCCATGTCTTGGGTAAGGTCTTCCTTCTCTCCTCCAAAAGTCAGGAGTGTCAGTTGTAAATGAATAAGTTCCCAATATCTCAGCTATCCCCTTCTTTCTCCCTATAATGTAAGCTGCTCCTCCTGCTGCAGCAGTAAATTCTAAAGCATCTCCTGGAGCCCCTTGGGCTGTGTCTGCACCAATGGCTAAGCCATATTTTATATAGCCACCATCTACTAAACCCACACACATCTGAATTCCTGCAGTTCCAGCCTTACAGGCAAACTCTAAGTCAGCAGCTGTTAGCTCTGGAGTGGCATCTATAGCTTCAGCTACAATTGTAGCTGTTGGCTTAACAGCATATGGATGGCTTTCACTTCCAACATATACAGCTTCTATATCCTTTGGATCTATCTTAGCCCTCCTTAAGGCATTCTTTGCAGCTTCAACTGCTATTGTTGCTGTATCCTCATCTAAATAAGGAACAGATTTTTCATAAACAACTAACCCCTTTTTAATAGCCTCTGGATCTTTATTCCAAACCCTTGCTATCTCTTCAACTTTAATCCTATACTTTGGAATGTAAGAGCCATAGCCAACAATATATGCCATTTCTCTCCCTCTTTTTATTCTATTTCACTTAGCCTTTTAATTAGCTCTTCAATATCTAAGTTTGTGACAACCAAGGGAATCTTATCTATCTTAGCCAGCTCTATAGCCAATTTATCAACTCTATTTTTTAAAATTCCCTGTAAAACTATAACCCTTGGCTTCATTGGAGAAACTCTTATAGCTACTAAAGGGCTTCTACCACTTGACACATTTGTAAAGATTAAGGCTCTCTCAGTAGTCCAGCCATAGAGATGATAAAACTCTTCCCCACTCAGCTCTTTAATGGCTTTTAAGCTATCTATAACTGTATGCCCATAAATTTGAGCATCTCCTTCTGTTAAAAGAGTGCCATCAATGGTTTCTACAAACTCCTCTAAGCTTATAGGTTTTGGATATTCCTTCATATCTAAGATAGCTCTCATTGATGGTGACTTTTCAAGCATTCTTTTTAAAGCCTTAACAGTTTTTCCTCCTTTATTTTTATCTATCTCAATTAAGGCAAGGACATATTTCCTTATAAAGCTTGCCCCTGGATTTTTTCTTCTTCCTGTTTCATAGTCACTTATCACAGATGGAGATACATTTAAATATTTAGCTAACTCAGTTTGTTGGATATTAAAGAGTTTCCTCCACTTTTTTAATACACTTCCAGGACATTCAGATAAAACAATATCTCCAATTATATAGATTGCTACCTTCTCCATATCTCTCACAGGATTGAATTTAGAGCTCAAGATATAAAATATTTATGATTTTGTTGAAACAATTTATAGCTAACGCCGTAGGAGGGTATTAATTTAACTTCTTGAATGTATGTTAATAATTAAACAGAAAATTATAATAAGTCTAAAAAATAGAGAAATTTTTATTGAGTCTTTTATTTGGTGATAAAAATGAAAGGAGTTTTAATAAATGTTAAATCTAAAAAGTTTGAGGTTATAGAGAAAAATTTCTTGCCCATTGAGTGGGGATTCTATTGGCATGAGAAGTTTGAAACCTATAAGTTAGATCCTTATCATCCCAACAATGTCTTTACCATGAGCTCTGGAGTTTTACCAATTGTTGGAGGACATAGGTTAGTCTTTACCTTTAAATCTCCACTGTGGGATGGTTTTTACTTCTCAACCTTGGGAGGAGCTGGCTATCAATTTAAAAAAACTGGATTAACTCATTTGGCAATTGTTGGAAAGGCTGAAAAGCCTTCTTTAGTGGTTATAGATAATGGGAACATAGAGCTCTTTGAGGTTAAGGAAGAGTTTAGTAGTGTTTATGAGCTAACTGACTATATAGTGGAAAACTTTAAGGATAAAAATTTAAGGAGTGTGGTGGTTGGAGAAGCTTCTAAGAAGACAAGTATAGGAGCTCTATTTTCACAAACTATAAGAAATGGGGAGAGAGTTGAAGGCTCTGAAGACTGGGCTGCAAGAGGTGGAGGAGGTTCAGTTCTCTATAGGGCTCACAATATTTTAGGGATAGTATTCTATGGAGATAAGGAGGAAGAGCTTGAAGAAGAGGCTAAGAAGATTGTTGAGAACCACTATAAAGAGAAGTTTATAAAAGTGGTTATTGAGCATACAAAGAAGTATAGGTTTGATGAGAAAACAGGAACTGGAGGGACATTTGGGAATAATTGGATTTTATATAAGGAGAAGGTTCCTATTTTCAATTGGAGGATGCCATATATAAGTAAAGAGGAGAGAGAAAAGATATTAAAGGTTATCTTTAAGAATTATTTAGAGGTTTTCAATAAAGAGGCAATTGAAACAAAAAATTGGGCAAACTGTGGAGAGCCTTGTCCAGTGGTTTGTAAGAAGTATAGAAATAAAAATAAGGTTGACTATGAGCCCTATGCTGCAAATGGAACTTTGTTAGGAATCTTTGACTTATATGAAGTTGATAAAGTTATGAAAAAAGTTGATAGCTTAGGGTTTGATGCTATTGAGATTGGTAATTTAATGGCTTGGGTCTTTGAGCTTTTAGATGTTGGTCTATTAAAGGAAGAAGACTTAGGAATAAAGAAACCAATCTTTAACCATAAAATTGTTGCTGAAGGAGACTTAGAAAAAATAAAGGAGATGAGTGAGCATAATAGTGAGCAGGCATTAACATTTATCGATAATTTAATAAAGCAAGAACTTGAGATTTACAAAATCTTAGCCTTAGGAAAGAGGAAGGCTGGGAAGGTATTAAATGAGAAGTTTAAATATAGAGTTAAGGAGAAGAAATTTAATGACTATGCTGTTTATGTGGCAAAAGGTGGTTGGGGGGAGATAGGATCAAACCTTTACTGGACTCCTGGCTTTTTTATTCCTTTGCCTATACATGGGAAGTATTTAACTTACTATAAGCCAGAATTCTTAGAGCCAGAGAAGTTGGCTGAGCTAATTGTTGACAGCATAAAGTTGGAGATGACAATTGAAAACTTGGGAATGTGTAGATTCCATAGAAGATGGGTTAAGCCTGTGTTAAAAGAGCTTGGTAAGAAAATTTTAGGTAGAGAAGATATAGAGAGGGACTCAATAGAGCTTTATAGAAAGATAGCTGAGTTCAATAAAAAAACTGGAGGGCCAGAGAAAATAGAGAGTGAGAGAGTTAAAGATTTAATTGTTGGACTTGCTAAGGAGTATGATAATAAAGAATGGATAGAGAAGTTTAAAGATAAGGAGATGGTTAATGAGTATATAAAGAGAGTTTTAGACAAATACTCAGAACTATTAAATATTGATTGGAGATTAAGGGTTTAAAGGAATAATATTTAAGCCTTCCTTCTCATCAAAGCCCATCATAATATTCATATTTTGAATAGCTTGTCCACTTGCTCCTTTAACCAAGTTATCTATAACTGAGAATAAAACCAATCTTAAGTTATCATCAATAGCAAAGCCACCAATGTCACAGTAGTTAGAGCCTCTAACATAGCTTAACTTAGGAATCTCTTCATAAACTCTAATAAAAGACTCATCTTTATAGAACTCTCTATAGAGTTTTAAAATTTCTTCTAACTCTAAGTTCTCTTTTAAAAATGTGTGAGCAGTTGTTAAAATTCCTCTTGTTATTGGAGCTAAGTGAGGGGTAAAGGAAACTCTAACTTTCCCAAGTTTATTTAACTTCTCCTCTATCTCTGGTTTATGTCTATGATCAACGACCTTATAGGGCTTTATATCTTCATTAACATTTGGGAAGTGAGTAACCTCACTTGGGTTAGCTCCAGCTCCACTTACTCCTGTTTTAGCATCTATAATAACTCTTTCTTCTATCAAGTTATGTTTAACCAATGGAGCTAACAGTAAGATAGAGCCAGTTGGAAAGCATCCAGGATTTGCCACTAAGTCAGCTTTTTTTATCTCCTTCCTAAATAGCTCTGGTAAACCATAGGCAATATTAGCCTCTGGAAGTCCTGGATGCTTAACTTTATAGTATTTTTCATAAACCTCTAAGTTCTCAAATCTATAGTCTCCACTTAGGTCTATAACTTTCATTCCCCTCTCTAAGAGAGAGGGAACTATTTTTAGAGAAGCTCCATGAGGTGTAGCTGTAAAGACTAAATCAGAATCTACTTCATCAGGAGAGATAAAGGTTAGATCTTTATAGATCTCTCTTAAGTGGGGATGAACCTTAAATAAAGGCTCTCCTTTATAGGTTCTTGAAGCTATTTCTATATCTTCTATTTTCTCATGCTTGGCCAACAACCTTAAAAGCTCTCCTCCTGTGTACCCAGTTGCTCCTATTATAGCTACTCTCATCCTATCACAGTGCGAATTTCGTTCTCTTTTGATAAAGCTAAGTGTGTATTCCACATGAGAAGCTATAATTAATTTTTGTTTATAATAATTATTTAAAATTTAGAAGAGGGAATGAAAATGAATATTCCTGAGGTTCCTCAGATATATTCAAGAATCTGTCATTTGAATGAGGTGTCTTATCCTCTCTCTATTGTCTTAGCTATAGAAAGAGCTTATAGTATTAAGGTTCCTAAGGAAGCTGAAATTATAAGGGAGATAGGCTTATTGGGAGAGAGAATCTACAGTAATGCTGTAAAGCTTGAACCTTTCACTAACACTAAAGACTTTATCTTACTTGGAAAATTTATTAGAGAAATAACCTTAGGTTATAAAGCTGGAAACTTAACTGTTGGAGGCTTATATATAAATTTAACTAAAAAAGATAAAGAATTTTTAAAGAAGGCTGTAGATGAAGGGATAAAGAAGATAAATTATGATTTTATAGAGCTTGTTGAAGAGAGGAAGAAGAAGCTTAATTACAATGACTTGGAGTTAGTCACAGCCTATAAATTTGACCCTAAAAAGGTTAATGGTTATCTATATAATAACTCAATAGTTTATAGTGGAGCCTTAGCAAGGATGTATTATTATTGGAGAATAGATAGTAAAAACTTATTGGACATTTTATCAGCAAGGATGATAGAGATTGAGTTCTGCCTTGAGAGAATTAAAGAATTGTTAAGGTTAGTTAGAGGAAAAGAGATTTATAATTACTTCAAAGACTTCAAGGGAAAAAGGGTAGGAAGAGCTGTTATAGAAGGTGGAGAGAGCTTAATTTACACAAGAGTTTTACTAAAGGATGGTAAGCTCTTTAATATAGATATATTAAGTGGAGAAGACTTTAACAAGATGGTTAACCTTAAGTTAGATGAATATGGAAGAAAAATTTTAGGCTTTTGTGAGAGATGCCACTATAAGGTTAAGGCTATAAACTGTGGCTACTGTGAATATCTCTGTAACAAGGTTGAAGCTAAGTACTATAGAAAGATGAAAGAGATTAAGCTAATTGGAAGAGCTTTACATATTAGTGAAAAGGTTGATGGAAAAAATATTATTGCTGTTGGCTCTTGTGCCTGTGATGGTAGAGTTGTTGGTTATAAAGATGCTTTAACAGAGTGTTATAAAAAAGTTAATGCTAACTATTACTTAAGAGCTTGTCCTCCTTGCTTGGAAGAGTTAGAGAAAGTGGTAGAAGCTGTCATAAAAAAGGACAAATTTATTATTGATAGTTACTTAGTTCTTAGGAATTATATGAACTAAATCTTTTTTATTTACTCTTTTATTTAAAGATTTAAATTAATTGCTTCAAATGATAACCCATAAAACCGAAATATTTAAATAATAAATGGTGTATTATAGTAAAGTTAAAAACTTATTAAGGAATTGATATTAAACAAAAAATAAATAGGTGAGAAGATGGATATGGAGAAATTTGAAAGAGCTGCTGAAATCTTTAAAGCCTTTGGAGACCCAACAAGGTTAATGATATTAAAGTTATTAGCTGAGAATGGAAGTATGTGTGTTTGTAAGATTATAGATGAGCTAAAGAAGCCACAGCCAACTATATCTCATCACTTAAACATCTTAAAGAAGGCAGGAATTGTTAAAGCAAGGAAGGAAGGAACTTGGAACTATTACTATATAGTTAATGATAAGGTTAAAGAGATCATAAAGTTGGTTGATGAGTTATAATGATCTCCATAATATACCCAAACTCTTTTAAGGCTGGAATAGCTTGTCTTGCTACTCATATCTTACTAACCCACCTTTCTAAGTTTGGCTATAATGTTGGAGCTTACTTCTTAGAGAATTATCATTTAGTTAGGGGAGCATCTACTATTTTCATAACCTTACAGTATGAAAATGACTATTTTAATGCTATAAAAATTATTAGAGAGTTAAGAGAGAAAAATCCCAATGCCCTCTTTGTAGCTGGGGGACCTTGTGTAATGGAAAATTTACACCCTCTTGAAGACTTTTTTGATGTTTTTATAGTTGGGGAAATTGAGGATAGTGATGTAATGGACAAAGTTGTGAGAAGAGATTTTTCAGATAGTTGTTTATATATCCCAAATAAAACTAAGAAGGTTAAAAAGATTTATCCTAAGAGGTTAGGAATTGAAGATTATCCTATAAAGCAGATGACTCATGAGAAAGGAGCTTATGGAAAAGCCTTTCTCTTAGAGATTGGAAGAGGTTGTCCAAGAAGATGTAGATTTTGCTTAGCAAGAGCTATTTATTATCCTCCAAGGTTTAGAAAGTTAGATGATCTCATATACTTAGCTGAGAGAGGGGTTAAAGAAAGTAAGGTTAATAAAGTGGCTCTAATAGCTCCATCTGTTGGAGACTATAAGTATATTGTTGAGCTCTGTAACTATTTAAATGAGCTAAATGTTCAGATATCTCCAAGCTCTTTAAGGGCTGACACAATAACAGATGACTTATTAAGAGCTTTGAAGTTAAAAACCCTAACCATAGCTCCAGAGGCTGGGAGTGAGAGGTTAAGAGAGTATATAAGGAAAGATATTAGCTTAGAAGATATAAGGAATGCTATAGAGTTGGCTAAGAAACATGGGATTGAGAAGGTTAAGCTCTACTTTATGGTTGGAATTCCAACAGAAACTGAGGATGATATTAAAGAGCTTATCTCTCTATGTGAAAGTATAAAAAAAGAGTTTAGAAAGGTTGAAATTACTATAAATCCTCTAATCCCCAAGCCACATACAGATTTTGAAAATGTACCCTTTGATATAGAAAGTAAGAGGAAGATAAGGTTTATTGAAAAAAATTTAAAAAATGTTAAGGTTGAGTATGAAAACTTTAACTCCATGCTTTCCCAGGCTGTACTTGCAAGAGGTGATAAAAAGTTAGGAAACTACTTAAAAATATCAAAAAATTACTCTGAATTTGTAAGATATTTAAAGAGAGACAAGGTTCTTGATGAATACTTAAAAGGACTTAAAGCAAAGACAGAGATGGAACTATGATTCCAAAATCTCATCCAAGATATGAATCTTTAATGAAGAGAGAGAAAATTATAGAGTTCTTTGAAAGGGGAATCTTAGCCAAGGCTGGGCTTATAGCCCATGGTA contains the following coding sequences:
- a CDS encoding ATP-binding protein; translated protein: MKFFNREKEIKKILSILGEEPDDIYFIYGPINSGKTALINEVINKLDEKYVVFYINLRRYFISKYEDFIEVLFEEYEEDKDPIELVKSLVKDSSVLFGIPVPKNVLEVLLTKKEERNVFRYITNILLELKKEGKKPIIILDELQKIGDLKINGFLIYELFNYFISLTKELHLSYVFCLSSDSLFIEKVYSEAMLNGRAKYLLVDDFDKETALKFMDFLAKEILGKELSTEEKELIYSYVGGKPKDIVYVIKSLKTDDLEEILDYLLSDAKQKLKYFLEDVKEENETLYKEILDALKVFKNSYEVEDITINKKVRELLVKKNILFLDPIKGTLKPQSFLVWRAIRVML
- a CDS encoding hydroxymethylglutaryl-CoA synthase is translated as MAYIVGYGSYIPKYRIKVEEIARVWNKDPEAIKKGLVVYEKSVPYLDEDTATIAVEAAKNALRRAKIDPKDIEAVYVGSESHPYAVKPTATIVAEAIDATPELTAADLEFACKAGTAGIQMCVGLVDGGYIKYGLAIGADTAQGAPGDALEFTAAAGGAAYIIGRKKGIAEILGTYSFTTDTPDFWRREGRPYPRHGGRFTGEPAYFKHVMNAAKGLMEKMGTKPEDYDYCIFHQPNGKFYLRVAKMLGFKEEQYKLGLLSPYIGNTYSGAVPLALSYVLDNCEGGERILAVSYGSGAGSDAFDIEVNEKINEVKNLAKPTSYYIENKEYIDYSLYIKFRRKIRV
- a CDS encoding helix-turn-helix domain-containing protein, with the protein product MEKVAIYIIGDIVLSECPGSVLKKWRKLFNIQQTELAKYLNVSPSVISDYETGRRKNPGASFIRKYVLALIEIDKNKGGKTVKALKRMLEKSPSMRAILDMKEYPKPISLEEFVETIDGTLLTEGDAQIYGHTVIDSLKAIKELSGEEFYHLYGWTTERALIFTNVSSGRSPLVAIRVSPMKPRVIVLQGILKNRVDKLAIELAKIDKIPLVVTNLDIEELIKRLSEIE
- a CDS encoding aldehyde ferredoxin oxidoreductase N-terminal domain-containing protein, with product MKGVLINVKSKKFEVIEKNFLPIEWGFYWHEKFETYKLDPYHPNNVFTMSSGVLPIVGGHRLVFTFKSPLWDGFYFSTLGGAGYQFKKTGLTHLAIVGKAEKPSLVVIDNGNIELFEVKEEFSSVYELTDYIVENFKDKNLRSVVVGEASKKTSIGALFSQTIRNGERVEGSEDWAARGGGGSVLYRAHNILGIVFYGDKEEELEEEAKKIVENHYKEKFIKVVIEHTKKYRFDEKTGTGGTFGNNWILYKEKVPIFNWRMPYISKEEREKILKVIFKNYLEVFNKEAIETKNWANCGEPCPVVCKKYRNKNKVDYEPYAANGTLLGIFDLYEVDKVMKKVDSLGFDAIEIGNLMAWVFELLDVGLLKEEDLGIKKPIFNHKIVAEGDLEKIKEMSEHNSEQALTFIDNLIKQELEIYKILALGKRKAGKVLNEKFKYRVKEKKFNDYAVYVAKGGWGEIGSNLYWTPGFFIPLPIHGKYLTYYKPEFLEPEKLAELIVDSIKLEMTIENLGMCRFHRRWVKPVLKELGKKILGREDIERDSIELYRKIAEFNKKTGGPEKIESERVKDLIVGLAKEYDNKEWIEKFKDKEMVNEYIKRVLDKYSELLNIDWRLRV
- the argC gene encoding N-acetyl-gamma-glutamyl-phosphate reductase, with protein sequence MRVAIIGATGYTGGELLRLLAKHEKIEDIEIASRTYKGEPLFKVHPHLREIYKDLTFISPDEVDSDLVFTATPHGASLKIVPSLLERGMKVIDLSGDYRFENLEVYEKYYKVKHPGLPEANIAYGLPELFRKEIKKADLVANPGCFPTGSILLLAPLVKHNLIEERVIIDAKTGVSGAGANPSEVTHFPNVNEDIKPYKVVDHRHKPEIEEKLNKLGKVRVSFTPHLAPITRGILTTAHTFLKENLELEEILKLYREFYKDESFIRVYEEIPKLSYVRGSNYCDIGGFAIDDNLRLVLFSVIDNLVKGASGQAIQNMNIMMGFDEKEGLNIIPLNP
- a CDS encoding ArsR/SmtB family transcription factor; this encodes MEKFERAAEIFKAFGDPTRLMILKLLAENGSMCVCKIIDELKKPQPTISHHLNILKKAGIVKARKEGTWNYYYIVNDKVKEIIKLVDEL
- a CDS encoding B12-binding domain-containing radical SAM protein; translated protein: MISIIYPNSFKAGIACLATHILLTHLSKFGYNVGAYFLENYHLVRGASTIFITLQYENDYFNAIKIIRELREKNPNALFVAGGPCVMENLHPLEDFFDVFIVGEIEDSDVMDKVVRRDFSDSCLYIPNKTKKVKKIYPKRLGIEDYPIKQMTHEKGAYGKAFLLEIGRGCPRRCRFCLARAIYYPPRFRKLDDLIYLAERGVKESKVNKVALIAPSVGDYKYIVELCNYLNELNVQISPSSLRADTITDDLLRALKLKTLTIAPEAGSERLREYIRKDISLEDIRNAIELAKKHGIEKVKLYFMVGIPTETEDDIKELISLCESIKKEFRKVEITINPLIPKPHTDFENVPFDIESKRKIRFIEKNLKNVKVEYENFNSMLSQAVLARGDKKLGNYLKISKNYSEFVRYLKRDKVLDEYLKGLKAKTEMEL